Genomic window (Rosa chinensis cultivar Old Blush chromosome 6, RchiOBHm-V2, whole genome shotgun sequence):
AAGTGCGCCGTAGTGCAGCGTAGTATTAATTCCTGGCTAGTCCAACTCCAATTATATAAGCGATAGAAAATGAAGGCTCTGTGGGGGGTGTTTTGATGTGTATATGGCAGGGCTTAATTCGAAGTATACTgaggacacacacacacacaagtacTGACGTGGTAAAAGGAATTTGGTTCTCAGGAATATTAATAGGTCTCTGTCGGTCTTGCTGCCTATTTTCATTTCGGATAGAAGCACCAGTACTCTTCTTCTGTCTTAACTTttggggagagaggagagagagagagagagagagagagggagatagagagaggAAGAGGTTGATGATGAAGGAGATGATGAGTAACCATGATCAAGCCCTGAGCAACGGAACTAGTGCTGGTATTGTTGGTGCTGAGGCTGAGAGGGTTTCCAGCTCTAGAATTTCATCTCTGCTGGCCTCCACAGATCGTGATTATCTTGTTTCTCCATCTGGAAATCAGGTTGGTTCTCTTCCTTCCTTCTCTAGCTGCCTTTCTATGTCGCTGTCGTACAGTCGCTCGATCTGTCTAGATATACGGATACATACACTTCAAGGTTCTGGACTTCTGGCCTAACTTTGGAGATAGATTTTAAGCAGGAGCAAAAGAAAATGAACTAATTAATTTGGTTAGACATTTCTCTGGTGTTTAACTCGGTTTAACTGGTTAATTAATAGAtgaagttaattttttttttttgaaacgataGATGAAGTTAATTAAGAACGCTAATTAGGAATAAAAAGTTAATTTATATAAACTATTTAGTGTGAATAATTatctaaattattatttttaataatttGGCGGTATAATGCTCTGAAATCCTCCTTAATAACTCTGAAATATCTACTTATGTTTCATAAATTAAACACTATTTCGGTGTTAGATTGATCTTGTATGTACAGGGCTAATAATTAATCCcaatatgtacacacatacacATATCTACTTATATGTAAGGCTACGTGTGGGAGCATTGCATGCGTACTTGAATATATAATATGTTATATGTATATGATCGAGTTGCGAACTTCGATTTCGTAATATCTGATTGAAGatctagcttcttcatctggaTTAATTAGTTCGTGCATAAAATACTTCCCTTGCTTGGACTAAGATTAATTTAAAAAGTTACGGGATATTGCTCTCTCCGACAGACTGATCGGGGAATATGTGTGTGCGTAACTGCATGCTGCTCGAAATACGATCAATGATCAAAACAACGTTTTCTAGCTGGTCCTGAGATAcatttatacacacacacacatacatacacgCCATTTACATTAATTACTTTTAACTTAATATACATTTGGATCTATACTAGCTTCGTTGCTCTCCCAAACAGTTCATGCAAGCAcgaattattcaaaaaaaaaaacaaaaaaaaaaccttctagTAAACAGCATAGTTTACAAATTATGGACAGAAGGATCATTAATTTATAACTCAAAACTTTTCCATTTTTAACGATGACATGTATAAACGTTGAAGTATATGTATAAATTTTTTGTACCGTTTTGTTTAACAGGTGTAAACTATAGCCATTCGAAAATGACTTTTACCATCGTCAATATTACGATTTCAACTGTTTTCAATACTTGTCTTTAACATGGTAGAAAAATGAATGCTAATATACATGTTGTTATTCAGAAAAATGTTGCCTGCGATAATTGAAATGTCACTAGTGAAATGTCATTGATTAAATAGAAGATTTCAAGATTTTGTTCAGTTCGCGTCATTAGGGCAAATAATCTCTGTGCATAAAAGAACACAAACCAACAATCATTATAAAACTCATCTGGACTACCGACTGCATTAATTCCACTCACTCACCTACATTGGGTACGGGTGATATGTAGCTTATGTTATAATTTTTCGTCAGTTGGATTGTAGACAAGCCAACTTAATTCAGACTAAAGTAGCAATTACCAAACCATGCATATTCCATTTTAGCGACAAGTCACTATCAACATTTGATTCTTCCCCTTGTTTTCTCAGAAATCAgccccaaaaaaaatatatatatacatatatatttcccTAATTGATGTTAATCTATTAACGCTTAGCTGTCACGAGATTCACATGGCAAAGTTGCTGTCCTAATCAGTTAGCTGGCACGTGTCCCAAGCCAGTACCAACACCTATCTACCTTGTAAAAGTAAATTTGGTAGAACATCACATTCAAGCTTCCGTAGATTCTAGGCTTTGGGCCGGCACAGAATGGTCCACTGTCTTGTCGGAATTATTGAAGCGGCCCATTAGATCCATCACTATTCTAGTTCATATATTGGAAACCAGTTGGGTACGTATGTCCAAGGAATATATTTGTGGATGACAGCGTCCAATCATCTCTTTCGCTATTTGATTGATTTCACGTAATCACCACcgattttggtgcgctgtgacAGGTGAAAGTTGCTGATCTTGATGGGAAGATAATAGGGCTCTACTTCTCGGCCAATTGGTACCCGCCCTGCTGGAACTTCAACCAAGTCCTAGTTGGTATCTATAATCAGCTTAAGAACAGTAGGAGTACGGGGTCTAGCTTTGAGATTGTGTACATATCATCTGATGAAGACTCTGACGCCTTTAACACCTACCATGCTTGCATGCCGTGGCTGGCGATTCCGTTTTCGGATTTAGAGACCAAGAAAGCTCTGAACCGCAAGTTTGAGATAGAGGGAATTCCGAGCTTGGTTATTCTGCAACCTAGTGATGATGATGGGGCTACGTTGCATGATGGAGTAGAGCTCATTTATCGCTATGGTGTCCAAGCCTTCCCTTTTACTAGACAGAGGCTGGAACAGTTGGAGGACGAGGAGAAACAGAAGCATGAGAACCAGACCTTGACCAATCTACTAACGAACCACGACAGACACTATCTTCTGGGCCATCAGACGCCTAATCAGGTAATTGATTAGCAATTAAGTCCTCCAGGACCTCTAACACAAGGACTGGAATACCTCAGTAAATTTTCTTGTATCCTGGAAAAGTTCTAAATCTGCCAATATTTACGACGACATTGCGGTAACTACTTGGGATTTAATCATGTACGTATTTATCTACATGCGCAGGTGCCTGTGGCCTCATTGGTAGGCAAGACAATTGGACTCTACTTCTCAGCTCAATGGTGCATTCCATGCGTTAATTTCACTCCTAGGCTAATCTCAATCTACAAGAAGATTAAAGAGCAAATGCTAGTAGGTGATCAACAACAAGATGGAGAGGACTTCGAGATAGTGTTTGTTTCAAGTGATCGTGACCGAACATCCTTTGAAGCCTACTTCAGCACCATGCCATGGCTGGCATTGCCTTTTGAGGATCCCAACATCAAAGAGCTTGTGAAGCATTTCGATGTCAAAGGTATTCCTTGTTTGGTCATTTTGGGGCCGGATGGTAAAACTGTCACCAGGCAGGGTAGAAATCTGATAAACTTGTACAAAGAAAATGCGTATCCCTTCACCGATGCGAAGTTGGAATTGCTGGAGAAGAAAATGGATGAAGAGGCGAAGAGCCTGCCGAGGTCGGTGTACCATGGAGGGCATAGGCATGAGCTGAATTTGGTGTCCGAAGGCAATGGAGGAGGACCCTTTATATGTTGTGACTGTGATGAACAAGGATGCGGTTGGGCTTATCAGTGTCTTGAATGTGGATATGAGGTGCACCCCAAGTGTGTCGCAGCTGCTACTGGTGCAGTCAATACGTGATTCATCCATTCGTTTGACTGCTAATCAATGATGCTAATTATACTAAATTGATCGCTGCTGTGTTATATGTCATGAAAGATTATTATATTATTGGTCTGTTTATCTTAATTTGCATGGTTATAGGGATTACGGTTCCCTGGTCTGTATCTTATTCGAATTCTCAAGTAATTGAGACTTTATGATGTTCGATCAACTGCTACCGTAGGTCGGATATAGGGTTGCAGCTCCTTGATTATCCCTTCGTTTATTTTATATGCCTCTTGGCAAGTGATGCCAGCGATTCTGGCAAAAGAGGGCTTATCCTATGTaatcaaagcaaaagaaaaacgaAAATTTATTTTATGGAATGATTTAGTGCTTACAAGTTGGTGTAAGATCTCTCTAAATTTATGTAAAATTCATGTATAAGAAGTAAACAATTCAGTCTTAATTACAAATTCGTATTGTAAAATTCACTGTAATAGTGCAGTGAatataaaagattaaaaaacggaaatagttttgtgaacctatcaTATCAGAGAATCTCCACTCACCTTGAAAATTTAAGAACCGTGTGTAATGCGACTTCGTCAAAATGAACAAATAAGACAACACGCACAACTTAAGGGATCACTCACGCAACCATCAGAAAAGTAAGTGGTttaatttttcataatagttATATAACGTCATGTAAAATGTTAATCACCGCTCCAAGGTTCTGTAATTTTCCCAAGCTTATCAGGCCCTCTCGCATGTTGTGGGTTTATTGGGCCCTGGAACTGAAGAGTTCATGTTCAAAGTCCAAAACAGCAACTGGATCAAAGTCCAAGTAGAATTAGACAATGTCATTACGGGAACACTCATTATAATCAAACTCGTAGGCCCATAAAATCGAAAACGGACACGTGACTGAAGCAAGCGGGGAAAACCGTCGCCTCGGCTGTTGTTGTAAAAGCGTCTCCTACTTTTTAATACTTGCCCAAATAAAAGAGTGAAGGAAGCAAGGAAGAATGATGCTCATCAAAGACGAAAAGCAAAGCACAGAATAAAGCACAAGtgtagaagaagaacaagaagcaaACCCAAATCTCCTCCTCCCCAAACTCCTTTAAACCCATTCACACACTTTCAAAGTCTGAAACTGaaaccctttttcttcttcatctcttttGTGTCTCCctgatcatttttcttttctgagaTGGGACTCTGTTTCACAAAATCCCACACCCATGATATCCCAatctcttcatcatcagaatcacCACCTCACCACTTCCAACAAACACAACCCATCAAAAAACCCGATCCGATTCACCAGCCAGCTCTACCCAAACCCAGCCCCTACTCCGGAGGCTCTTTCGGCAAGAGCCCCTCGTCCTCCCAAATCGGACCAATTCTGGGCAAGCCTTACGCCGACGTAAATTCCGTTTATACCCTCGAGAAGGAGCTGGGCCGCGGCCAGTTCGGCGTCACGCGTCTCTGCACCGAGAAATCCACAGGCCGAAAATACGCGTGCAAGTCCATATCGTGCAAAAAACTCGTGACGAATAAGGACATTGAGGACTTGCGGAGAGAGGTTTTGATTCTGGAGCACTTAACGGGCCAGCCCAATATAGTTGAATTCAAAGGTGCTTTTGAGGACCGCCAGAATCTGCATTTGATTATGGAGCTCTGCACCGGCGGCGAGCTTTTTGATCGGATTATTGCCAAGGGAAGCTACACCGAGCGTGAAGCGGCCAAGATTTTCCGGCAGATTGTGAATGTGGTGCATGTGTGTCACTTTATGGGAGTGATGCATAGGGATTTGAAGCCTGAGAATTTCTTGCTTGTAAGTAAGGATGTGGATGCACCGATAAAGGCCATTGATTTTGGTCTCTCTGTCTTCATCGAGCAAGGTTAGTTCATTTTTACTATCATTTCCAGTCGAGTTAATTTAGTCCATATGTTTAGCTACGTGATGTTTACTCTCTACTTTGGATTCGGCTATTTTGAAGTTAGTGTGGAATTCTACTATCTCTATTTCTCTATATTGAATAAGAACAGCAACatagtttttaaattttatgaaCTCTATCTAACTGTACGCTGTGTATTTTGAGGTTAGGGATGAAATAATTGTTCCAAAGAATTGTGCCACTGTGTTTGTGGGTCAAGAAGACCAAGTCAATGTGATAGGGATGGAATCCTCATAggtcaaccaagtcaacatttttatttatttattttgttataaagAAGAGGTAGAggacaaagaaaacaaagcacACATGATTCAGATTCACAGTTTCACACATGGGGAGGACACTTTTTAGTGTCCTTTTAAgcacatcaccatcaaactttCCAAGACCGGACGTGTATCACACTCCAAAATAAGCATAGACTATTTGGTGACTGTGTGTAAGACTTAACGTTACAAAAACAATATTTTTAGAGCTCCAATGGTATTTAGAATTTAGAATACTGCAATGTTAATCACATAATTACACAGAAACACTGAGTCACCTGTTTGCCGTACTTCACAGTAGGCAGTGTATTCCACTAATAATCAAACTGTTTTCTTGCAATTGATGGAAACTAGAAGAACAACATGCAAAACAAATTGTTATTGTAAGCTCTTGACATAGTGCTTGTGGAATCTAGTGTCATGAATATGGATATGATATATACTGAGGAATGGTCTGTTAACAATTCTCCAGGCAAAGTTTACAGGGACATTGTTGGCAGTGCCTACTATGTGGCGCCAGAAGTGTTGCAGCGGAATTATGGGAAAGAGATAGATGTTTGGAGTGCTGGAGTCATCTTGTATATTCTTCTAAGTGGAGTACCTCCATTTTGGGCGGGTGCGTATCTAAATTAGCAAATTGCATACtttagttttgttttagttggTGTTGCACCAGAAAGCCAGCTGAAAATCAAATAGCAACATTTGAGAATCTTATAAGCACTACGAACAATCTATTTGTACATACCTCAAATTTTGTTTGGATCCGGCGATGGATTGCTGCAGTAAGATTAAGGGAGTAGGATGAAATTAATTCTGAATTCGTGTATGTGTTTGAACTGGATGCTTGTTGTCATAATTGCCGGATAGTAGGCACTCACGGAAGAAACATTTCATAAACAGGTGTTTATTAAGGG
Coding sequences:
- the LOC112171870 gene encoding probable nucleoredoxin 2, with the protein product MCIWQGLIRSILRTHTHTSTDVVKGIWFSGILIGLCRSCCLFSFRIEAPVLFFCLNFWGERREREREREGDRERKRLMMKEMMSNHDQALSNGTSAGIVGAEAERVSSSRISSLLASTDRDYLVSPSGNQVKVADLDGKIIGLYFSANWYPPCWNFNQVLVGIYNQLKNSRSTGSSFEIVYISSDEDSDAFNTYHACMPWLAIPFSDLETKKALNRKFEIEGIPSLVILQPSDDDGATLHDGVELIYRYGVQAFPFTRQRLEQLEDEEKQKHENQTLTNLLTNHDRHYLLGHQTPNQVPVASLVGKTIGLYFSAQWCIPCVNFTPRLISIYKKIKEQMLVGDQQQDGEDFEIVFVSSDRDRTSFEAYFSTMPWLALPFEDPNIKELVKHFDVKGIPCLVILGPDGKTVTRQGRNLINLYKENAYPFTDAKLELLEKKMDEEAKSLPRSVYHGGHRHELNLVSEGNGGGPFICCDCDEQGCGWAYQCLECGYEVHPKCVAAATGAVNT
- the LOC112171869 gene encoding calcium-dependent protein kinase 29; translation: MGLCFTKSHTHDIPISSSSESPPHHFQQTQPIKKPDPIHQPALPKPSPYSGGSFGKSPSSSQIGPILGKPYADVNSVYTLEKELGRGQFGVTRLCTEKSTGRKYACKSISCKKLVTNKDIEDLRREVLILEHLTGQPNIVEFKGAFEDRQNLHLIMELCTGGELFDRIIAKGSYTEREAAKIFRQIVNVVHVCHFMGVMHRDLKPENFLLVSKDVDAPIKAIDFGLSVFIEQGKVYRDIVGSAYYVAPEVLQRNYGKEIDVWSAGVILYILLSGVPPFWAETEKGIFDSIIEGKLDLHSAPWPSISDTAKDLIRKMLTMDPKKRITAAEVLEHQWMKKDGEASDKPIDSAVLIRMKQFRAMNKMKKLALKVIAETLSEEEIHGLKQMFNNIDTDGSGNITVEELRTGLSRLGSKLTEAEIKQLMDAADIDNNGTIDYTEFITATMHRHKLEKEENLHKAFLYFDKDQSGFITRDELRQAMTEYGMGDEATIDEVLEDVDTDKDGRINYEEFVAMMTRGVADYDDKPDRVIVLPE